In Vicia villosa cultivar HV-30 ecotype Madison, WI unplaced genomic scaffold, Vvil1.0 ctg.001325F_1_1, whole genome shotgun sequence, one genomic interval encodes:
- the LOC131634661 gene encoding extensin-like has product MLLVYKSSVDRLCRQRQIPPGSIVIKNSRMVHMKPGSKNPPPPPPPTQRKHPPPIQTTKTPPPIQTNPTPPPWQPPSKTLKTPTPSPSDPTSKTQTNPPPPPIQSTPTPSPSHPTSTNQTNPTPPPIQTNPTPPPTDQPQPSIPTSEEFRFIPTPGYTHRVLQSPPRHSTEEGIQEEGDQALSNEEQEEQVDGQRPKIYIVEDTA; this is encoded by the coding sequence ATGTTACTTGTGTACAAAAGTTCTGTTGACAGGTTATGCCGTCAACGACAAATTCCACCTGGAAGTATTGTTATAAAGAATTCTCGCATGGTCCATATGAAACCTGGTTCAAAGaacccaccaccaccaccaccacctactCAGAGAAAACATCCACCACCGATTCAGACAACTAAAACACCACCACCGATTCAGACAAATCCAACACCACCACCTTGGCAGCCTCCATCAAAGACCTTGAAAACCCCAACACCGTCTCCTTCCGACCCTACTTCAAAGACTCAGACAaacccaccaccaccaccaattCAGTCAACCCCAACACCCTCTCCTTCCCATCCTACTTCAACGAATCAGACAAACCCAACACCACCACCAATCCAGACAAACCCAACACCGCCACCTACTGATCAGCCTCAACCATCAATCCCGACTTCTGAGGAATTCAGATTCATTCCTACCCCGGGATATACTCATCGTGTTTTACAAAGTCCTCCCCGTCACTCCACAGAAGAGGGCATTCAAGAAGAGGGGGACCAAGCACTTTCTAATgaggaacaagaagaacaagttGATGGGCAAAGACCGAAGATCTATATTGTGGAAGATACTGCGTAA